One window from the genome of Clupea harengus chromosome 19, Ch_v2.0.2, whole genome shotgun sequence encodes:
- the cap2 gene encoding adenylyl cyclase-associated protein 2 isoform X1, producing the protein MERLVERLENAVIRLEKVSVKLQGQGMANGDILNGINGALSEWMEAFDVLLKGPVAEYMKHSRAIGDDVAQHAEMVNNALQVERAFLKMASTHQEPAQQMELADLLRPVSEQIQEVQSFREKHRGSSLFNHLSAVSESIPALGWVAMGQKPGPYVKEMNDAAIFYTNRVLKDYKDSDPRHVDWVHSYLSIWTEMQLFIKQYHATGLAWSSTGPMAPASLSSHAHSGPCPPPPPPPPPPGPPPVFTNEEGPKQDAPAAQRSALFAALNQGEAITKGLKHVGENQKTHKNPVLRTQGGSQQASPSKSKHHGSSKKKQNKKHPPLLELEGKKWRVEYYEQTHDLIIDETELKQVVYIFSCNNSTIHIKGKVNSIIMDNCKKLGLVFDNAVGIVEVINSKDVKLQVMGKVPTMSINKTEGCQVYLSKEALDCEIVSAKSSEMNILIPQGDDYKEFPVPEQFKTVWDGSRLVTEPTEIAG; encoded by the exons ATGGAAAGGCTTGTAGAGCGTTTGGAAAATGCTGTGATTCGCTTGGAGAAGGTGTCCGTCAAGTTACAGGGCCAGGGCATGGCCAATGGAGACATCCTTAATGGGATTAATGGAG CTCTGTCGGAGTGGATGGAGGCGTTTGATGTGCTGCTGAAGGGACCAGTGGCTGAGTACATGAAGCACAGCCGAGCCATCGGGGACGACGTGGCCCAACAT GCTGAGATGGTAAACAATGCTCTGCAAGTGGAGAGAGCCTTCCTCAAGATGGCCAGCACACACCAGGAGCCAgctcag cagaTGGAGCTAGCCGACCTGTTGCGGCCAGTCTCGGAGCAGATTCAGGAGGTGCAGAGTTTCCGGGAGAAGCACCGTGGCAGCAGCCTCTTCAACCACCTGTCCGCCGTGAGCGAGAGCATCCCTGCCCTGGGCTGGGTCGCCATG ggTCAAAAGCCAGGCCCCTACGTGAAAGAGATGAATGATGCAGCCATTTTCTACACCAACAGAGTGCTGAAGGACTACAAAGACTC TGATCCACGTCATGTGGACTGGGTGCATTCTTATCTGAGCATCTGGACGGAGATGCAGCTCTTCATCAAACAGTACCACGCCACTGGCCTGGCCTGGAGTAGTAcc GGTCCCATGGCCCCagcctctctgtcctcccatGCTCATTCAGGTCCTTGTCCcccgcctccccctcccccaccaccccccggCCCCCCGCCTGTATTCACCAATGAGGAAGGACCCAAGCAGGATGCCCCCGCTGCCCAGCGCTCTGCCTTGTTCGCCGCGCTCAACCAGGGAGAGGCCATCACTAAAG GCCTGAAGCATGTGGGGGAGAACCAGAAGACCCATAAGAACCCAGTTCTGCGGACTCAGGGCGGGTCACAGCAGGCCTCGCCCTCCAAATCCAAACACCACGGCTCCtcgaaaaagaaacaaaacaagaagCACCCCCCCttgctggagctggaggggaagaagtggagagtg GAGTACTATGAGCAGACCCATGATCTGATCATAGACGAGACGGAGCTGAAGCAGGTGGTGTATATCTTCAGCTGCAACAACTCGACAATTCATATCAAAGGGAAAGTCAACTCCATCATCATGG ACAACTGTAAGAAACTGGGCCTAGTGTTTGACAATGCTGTGGGAATTGTTGAAGTCATCAACTCCAAAGACGTGAAGCTTCAG GTGATGGGGAAGGTCCCCACCATGTCCATCAATAAGACAGAAGGCTGCCAAGTGTACCTGAGCAAGGAGGCCCTGGACTGTGAGATCGTCAGTGCCAAGAGCTCTGAGATGAACATACTCATACCGCAGGGGGAtgactat AAAGAGTTTCCAGTACCAGAGCAGTTTAAGACCGTCTGGGACGGCTCCAGGCTGGTGACGGAGCCCACAGAGATCGCCggctga
- the cap2 gene encoding adenylyl cyclase-associated protein 2 isoform X2 yields MERLVERLENAVIRLEKVSVKLQGQGMANGDILNGINGALSEWMEAFDVLLKGPVAEYMKHSRAIGDDVAQHAEMVNNALQVERAFLKMASTHQEPAQMELADLLRPVSEQIQEVQSFREKHRGSSLFNHLSAVSESIPALGWVAMGQKPGPYVKEMNDAAIFYTNRVLKDYKDSDPRHVDWVHSYLSIWTEMQLFIKQYHATGLAWSSTGPMAPASLSSHAHSGPCPPPPPPPPPPGPPPVFTNEEGPKQDAPAAQRSALFAALNQGEAITKGLKHVGENQKTHKNPVLRTQGGSQQASPSKSKHHGSSKKKQNKKHPPLLELEGKKWRVEYYEQTHDLIIDETELKQVVYIFSCNNSTIHIKGKVNSIIMDNCKKLGLVFDNAVGIVEVINSKDVKLQVMGKVPTMSINKTEGCQVYLSKEALDCEIVSAKSSEMNILIPQGDDYKEFPVPEQFKTVWDGSRLVTEPTEIAG; encoded by the exons ATGGAAAGGCTTGTAGAGCGTTTGGAAAATGCTGTGATTCGCTTGGAGAAGGTGTCCGTCAAGTTACAGGGCCAGGGCATGGCCAATGGAGACATCCTTAATGGGATTAATGGAG CTCTGTCGGAGTGGATGGAGGCGTTTGATGTGCTGCTGAAGGGACCAGTGGCTGAGTACATGAAGCACAGCCGAGCCATCGGGGACGACGTGGCCCAACAT GCTGAGATGGTAAACAATGCTCTGCAAGTGGAGAGAGCCTTCCTCAAGATGGCCAGCACACACCAGGAGCCAgctcag aTGGAGCTAGCCGACCTGTTGCGGCCAGTCTCGGAGCAGATTCAGGAGGTGCAGAGTTTCCGGGAGAAGCACCGTGGCAGCAGCCTCTTCAACCACCTGTCCGCCGTGAGCGAGAGCATCCCTGCCCTGGGCTGGGTCGCCATG ggTCAAAAGCCAGGCCCCTACGTGAAAGAGATGAATGATGCAGCCATTTTCTACACCAACAGAGTGCTGAAGGACTACAAAGACTC TGATCCACGTCATGTGGACTGGGTGCATTCTTATCTGAGCATCTGGACGGAGATGCAGCTCTTCATCAAACAGTACCACGCCACTGGCCTGGCCTGGAGTAGTAcc GGTCCCATGGCCCCagcctctctgtcctcccatGCTCATTCAGGTCCTTGTCCcccgcctccccctcccccaccaccccccggCCCCCCGCCTGTATTCACCAATGAGGAAGGACCCAAGCAGGATGCCCCCGCTGCCCAGCGCTCTGCCTTGTTCGCCGCGCTCAACCAGGGAGAGGCCATCACTAAAG GCCTGAAGCATGTGGGGGAGAACCAGAAGACCCATAAGAACCCAGTTCTGCGGACTCAGGGCGGGTCACAGCAGGCCTCGCCCTCCAAATCCAAACACCACGGCTCCtcgaaaaagaaacaaaacaagaagCACCCCCCCttgctggagctggaggggaagaagtggagagtg GAGTACTATGAGCAGACCCATGATCTGATCATAGACGAGACGGAGCTGAAGCAGGTGGTGTATATCTTCAGCTGCAACAACTCGACAATTCATATCAAAGGGAAAGTCAACTCCATCATCATGG ACAACTGTAAGAAACTGGGCCTAGTGTTTGACAATGCTGTGGGAATTGTTGAAGTCATCAACTCCAAAGACGTGAAGCTTCAG GTGATGGGGAAGGTCCCCACCATGTCCATCAATAAGACAGAAGGCTGCCAAGTGTACCTGAGCAAGGAGGCCCTGGACTGTGAGATCGTCAGTGCCAAGAGCTCTGAGATGAACATACTCATACCGCAGGGGGAtgactat AAAGAGTTTCCAGTACCAGAGCAGTTTAAGACCGTCTGGGACGGCTCCAGGCTGGTGACGGAGCCCACAGAGATCGCCggctga
- the LOC105905334 gene encoding aurora kinase A and ninein-interacting protein yields the protein MKKKASTSLSEKDDCNVWIDTAELREKKRKRQMRPISKLLNPFARGGGYSVAVALNFTQTKLDMPATKQSTISSFFSPQRKEAEKKTTLPLNGSDTVLRSEERQPITKLGCQNSAKNTDMLIESETFGISERTCGERSVHERERDIPMYSSNSKKEQMFLHLISGYESEGEVEEPEGKRRFSEPCSIPTAAYKHVPVPRHSQVKSCLPVPETLPLSHWDYNTQDSHCLKTLRQKNIPVEAQADVFCTSQTNEGDFRAQMHLAGHTSTRRKASPTLSSPAKHSGKENCPSNTVRWQNLGWNGSPPMKMRPSLPSSPVAKCRPRGTKCLSPKRPLSEAAQEFKTDSLASLFTQDTQGFRVIAHRNHQSWSPLKDQTNNASVGGWKVPSVGALEGDTDPELEAEMLFTQDSQGNQVIKH from the exons atgaaaaagaaggcATCGACGTCTCTATCAGAGAAAGACGACTGCAATGTTTGGATTGACACGGCAGAACTTAGGGAAAAGAAACGG AAACGACAGATGCGTCCTATATCTAAACTCCTTAACCCCTTTGCTCGAGGTGGAGGTTATAGTGTGGCGGTGGCGCTCAATTTCACGCAGACTAAACTCGACATGCCTGCTACCAAACAGAGTACCATATCCTCGTTCTTTAGCCCTCAGCGCAAAG AGGCTGAGAAGAAGACAACTTTGCCTTTGAATGGATCAGACACAGTCCTCAGATCCGAGGAGAGACAACCAATAACAAAGCTTGGGTGTCAGAACTCAGCGAAGAACACTGACATGCTTATTGAAAGTGAGACTTTTGGTATAAGTGAAAGAACTTGTGGTGAGAGATCCGTTCATGAACGTGAGCGAGACATTCCCATGTACTCTAGTAATTCGAAAAAAGAGCAGATGTTCCTGCATTTGATCAGTGGATATGAGTCTGAAGGTGAAGTGGAAGAAccggaggggaagagaagattTTCTGAACCCTGTTCCATCCCCACTGCAGCATACAAACATGTACCAGTCCCCCGGCATTCACAGGTAAAGTCCTGCCTGCCTGTTCCTGAAACGTTGCCCCTGAGCCACTGGGACTACAATACCCAGGATTCCCATTGTCTCAAGACCTTGCGTCAGAAGAATATTCCAGTGGAAGCACAAGCTGATGTTTTTTGTACGTCCCAGACAAATGAGGGGGATTTCAGGGCTCAAATGCACCTTGCTGGGCACACCTCAACTCGGAGAAAGGCCTCACCCACCTTGAGCTCACCCGCTAAGCATTCTGGGAAAGAAAACTGCCCGTCCAATACAGTGAGGTGGCAGAATTTGGGGTGGAATGGATCACCACCAATGAAGATGAGACCTTCATTACCCAGCAGCCCTGTTGCTAAATGTAGGCCACGGGGGACGAAGTGTCTGTCACCGAAGAGGCCGCTCTCAGAAGCAGCACAGGAGTTCAAAACAGACAGCCTGGCCTCGCTGTTCACGCAGGACACTCAGGGCTTTCGGGTGATTGCCCACAGAAACCACCAATCATGGAGCCCTTTGAAGGACCAGACTAACAATGCCAGTGTAGGAGGATGGAAGGTACCATCTGTCGGGGCTctagagggagacacagatcCAGAGCTGGAGGCAGAGATGCTGTTCACCCAAGACTCTCAGGGTAATCAGGTCATAAAGCACTGA